In Dromiciops gliroides isolate mDroGli1 chromosome 5, mDroGli1.pri, whole genome shotgun sequence, the following are encoded in one genomic region:
- the PRPH gene encoding LOW QUALITY PROTEIN: peripherin (The sequence of the model RefSeq protein was modified relative to this genomic sequence to represent the inferred CDS: inserted 2 bases in 1 codon; deleted 2 bases in 1 codon), whose amino-acid sequence MSHLSGLRTSSSSTSYRRTFGAAPSLSPGSFSYSSGSRFSSXALLTSPSPSSLCPAGSFRGPRARDGGPCALPSERLDFSLAEALNQEFLATRSNEKQELQELNDRFASFIEKVRFLEQQNAALRGELSQVRGQEPARADQLCQQELRELRRELELLGRDRDRVQVERDGLAEDLAALKQRLEEEIHKREDAENNLVLFRKDVDDATLSRLELERKIESLMDEIEFLKKLHEEELRDLQVNLESQQVQVEVEATVKPELTAALRDIRTQYESIAVKNLQEAEEWYKSKYADLSDAANRNHEALRQAKQEMNESRRQIQSLTCEVDGLRGTNEALLRQLRELEEQFALEAGGYQAGAARLEEELRQLKEEMARHLREYQELLNVKMALDIEIATYRKLLEGEESRISVPIHSFASFSMKTSVPEPELPPDTHSRKMVLIKTIETRDGEVVTESHKEQRSEMDKSSTHSY is encoded by the exons ATGAGTCACTTATCGGGCCTTCGAACCAGCTCCAGCTCCACCTCATACCGCCGCACCTTCGGGGCCGCC CCCTCGCTGTCCCCCGGCTCCTTCTCCTACTCCTCAGGTTCCCGCTTTTCCAG CGCCCTGCTGACTTCTCCATCCCCTAGCTCCCTCTGTCCGGCTGGGAGCTTCCGGGGACCCCGGGCCCGGGATGGGGGTCCCTGCGCCCTGCCTTCAGAGCGTCTTGACTTCTCCCTGGCCGAGGCCCTGAACCAGGAGTTCCTAGCCACCCGAAGCAATGAAAAGCAGGAGCTCCAGGAACTCAATGACCGCTTTGCCAGCTTCATCGAGAAGGTTCggttcctggagcagcagaacgcAGCCCTCCGGGGGGAGCTAAGTCAGGTCCGAGGCCAGGAGCCTGCCCGGGCCGACCAACTGTGTCAACAGGAGCTTCGGGAACTTCGTCGGGAGCTGGAGTTGCTGGGCCGAGACCGTGACCGGGTGCAGGTGGAGAGGGATGGGCTGGCAGAGGATCTGGCTGCTCTCAAGCAAAG GTTGGAAGAAGAGATTCACAAACGAGAGGATGCAGAGAATAATCTGGTGCTTTTCCGAAAG GATGTGGATGATGCAACATTGTCCCGCCTGGAGCTGGAAAGGAAGATCGAGTCCCTGATGGATGAGATAGAATTTCTCAAAAAACTACATGAGGAG GAGCTGAGGGACCTACAGGTGAACCTGGAGAGTCAACAAGTGCAGGTGGAGGTGGAGGCCACAGTGAAGCCGGAGCTGACAGCAGCCCTCCGAGACATCCGCACTCAGTATGAGAGCATAGCAGTGAAGAACCTGCAGGAGGCAGAAGAATGGTACAAGTCTAAG TATGCAGACCTGTCAGATGCAGCCAACAGGAACCACGAGGCCCTTCGCCAGGCCAAGCAGGAGATGAATGAGTCCCGGAGGCAAATCCAGAGTCTGACCTGTGAAGTGGATGGCCTACGGGGGACC AATGAGGCGTTGCTGAGGCAGCTTCGAGAGTTGGAAGAGCAGTTTGCCCTGGAGGCTGGGGGCTATCAGGCCGGGGCGGCCAGACTGGAGGAGGAGCTCCGGCAGCTCAAGGAGGAGATGGCCCGGCATCTCCGGGAGTACCAGGAGCTGCTCAATGTCAAGATGGCCCTGGACATCGAGATTGCCACCTACAGGAAGCTActggagggagaggagagcag GATCTCTGTGCCGATCCATTCCTTTGCCTCCTTCAGCATGAAAACATCTG TGCCTGAGCCTGAACTTCCCCCGGACACCCACAGCCGAAAGATGGTTTTGATCAAGACCATAGAAACCAGAGATGGGGAG GTGGTGACAGAGTCCCATAAGGAACAGAGGAGTGAGATGGATAAGTCTTCCACTCACAGCTACTAA
- the LOC122727648 gene encoding tastin isoform X1 → MTTSGSLMDTPLQTAFSTPSRIPVLARKCLLLSDGGSQASGQENRDPKRKMQKVFGAQLPPRDLVGPRHKLKQQAMGMKGNLRPRAPLEEISPGSVRQNVKVDPPPRPVDLGDLATMLSRVEVTSSGQSCPSGLAQRVLIRGNPKQKGASCGIQVQTPGHHARSSFFCSSQESTERNVISQTHMSSDSGQPRARTRLPAHQSPGEQTIPAHSTMLNSSQIRRETHSLTQQVLLKGKREASLPKDSSGFPWTSSPLIKLTPGQVGHASPFGLANRVPVTHPPALVCTYVGSGVKERSHLSVSCPPLSSSHPLISPQTSYSVVRHLTVFSKTPQATRVPTPRVQKEQSVVKQLYEESWADLEEEPEKLSPIPITPLNRMSLELSRHEVGPRDVGVATSSNKMSLELSRHKVGPSDVGVATSWNKMSLELSRHERINILKQLLQQEVEGLAKAKDSQQSSISHLKMIEPQLAMIPCTGEPSDQGSVLLNLQGPKQPPDVGGWDVQELIPQPNLGVCTTASTNLTSFQCPHCGSIPLHSLDSLRSPMGIIGPAVLSLCQQLNAWLEAIRLLYESCLDDECAFYTGRGIPGPQRICKNPVATWLERQEAMDFVPISSPAP, encoded by the exons ATGACTACCAGTGGGAGCTTGATGGACACCCCCCTGCAAACTGCCTTTTCCACCCCGAGCAGGATTCCCGTGTTGGCCCGGAAATGCCTGCTTCTTTCCGATGGGGGGTCCCAAGCCTCCGGCCAGGAGAATCGGGATCCAAAG AGGAAGATGCAAAAGGTGTTTGGTGCCCAGCTTCCCCCGAGAGACCTAGTCGGCCCCAGGCACAAATTGAAACAGCAGGCTATGGGCATGAAGGGAAACCTCCGACCCAGGGCCCCTCTGGAGGAAATCAGCCCTGGCTCTGTGCGGCAGAATGTGAAGGTTGATCCTCCGCCTAGGCCAG TGGACCTTGGAGATTTGGCCACCATGTTGTCAAGGGTGGAGGTGACTAGCAGTGGTCAGAGCTGCCCGTCTGGCCTGGCCCAAAGAGTGCTGATCCGaggaaacccaaaacaaaaaggtGCCTCCTGTGGGATACAG GTCCAGACCCCAGGACATCATGCCAGATCTTCATTCTTCTGTAGCAGTCAAGAGTCAACAGAAAGAAATGTCATCAGCCA GACCCACATGAGCAGCGATTCAGGACAGCCTCGGGCAAGAACAAGGCTACCAG CTCACCAATCCCCAGGAGAGCAGACCATCCCTGCCCACTCCACAATGCTGAACAGTTCCCAAATTAGACGAGAAACCCACAGCCTCACTCAGCAGGTACTGCTGAAAGGAAAACGTGAAGCCTCTCTTCCCAAG GATAGCTCTGGTTTCCCTTGGACCTCTTCCCCTCTTATTAAGCTCACTCCTGGCCAGGTAGGCCATGCCTCACCATTCGGACTGGCCAATCGTGTACCTGTCACCCATCCACCAGCTCTGGTTTGTACATATGTGGGGTCAGGGGTTAAGGAAAGAAGTCATCTGAGTGTGAGTTGTCCCCCCCTAAGTTCTAGCCATCCTCTGATTTCTCCACAGACCTCCTACTCTGTGGTACGCCATTTGACTGTCTTCTCCAAGACGCCTCAGGCCACCCGGGTTCCAACTCCCAGAGTTCAGAAG GAGCAGAGTGTTGTCAAGCAGTTGTATGAAGAGAGCTGGGCAGATCTGGAGGAGGAGCCTGAGAAACTTTCCCCCATCCCCATAACTCCTCTCAACAGGATGTCGCTGGAGCTGAGCAGACATGAGGTGGGCCCCAGGGATGTTGGGGTAGCAACTTCATCGAACAAGATGTCCCTGGAGCTGAGCAGACACAAGGTGGGCCCCAGTGATGTTGGGGTAGCAACTTCATGGAACAAGATGTCCCTGGAGCTGAGCAGACACGAG CGCATCAATATCCTGAAGCAGCTGCTACAACAGGAGGTAGAAGGGCTGGCTAAGGCAAAGGACAGTCAGCAGAGCAGCATATCTCATCTTAAAATGATTGAGCCCCAGTTGGCTATGATTCCTTGTACCGGGGAACCCTCAGACCAAGGTTCTGTGCTTCTCAACCTCCAAGGACCTAAGCAGCCCCCTGATGTTGGGGGTTGGGACGTTCAAGAACTCATACCACAACCCAACCTGGGTGTGTGTACCACAGCTTCCACCAACCTGACCTCTTTTCAATGTCCCCACTGTGGCAGCATTCCCCTTCACTCCCTTGACTCCCTAAGGAGTCCCATGGGCATTATAG gtccTGCTGTCCTATCCCTATGCCAGCAACTAAATGCATGGCTGGAAGCCATTAGACTCCTCTATGAAAGCTGCCTGGATGACGAGTGTGCCTTCTATACAGGCCGAGGCATTCCTGGCCCCCAGAGGATCTGTAAGAATCCTGTGGCCACATggctggaaaggcaggaggcCATG gaCTTTGTtccaatttcttctccagctccctAG
- the LOC122727648 gene encoding tastin isoform X2, with translation MTTSGSLMDTPLQTAFSTPSRIPVLARKCLLLSDGGSQASGQENRDPKRKMQKVFGAQLPPRDLVGPRHKLKQQAMGMKGNLRPRAPLEEISPGSVRQNVKVDPPPRPVDLGDLATMLSRVEVTSSGQSCPSGLAQRVLIRGNPKQKGASCGIQVQTPGHHARSSFFCSSQESTERNVISQTHMSSDSGQPRARTRLPAHQSPGEQTIPAHSTMLNSSQIRRETHSLTQQVLLKGKREASLPKDSSGFPWTSSPLIKLTPGQVGHASPFGLANRVPVTHPPALTSYSVVRHLTVFSKTPQATRVPTPRVQKEQSVVKQLYEESWADLEEEPEKLSPIPITPLNRMSLELSRHEVGPRDVGVATSSNKMSLELSRHKVGPSDVGVATSWNKMSLELSRHERINILKQLLQQEVEGLAKAKDSQQSSISHLKMIEPQLAMIPCTGEPSDQGSVLLNLQGPKQPPDVGGWDVQELIPQPNLGVCTTASTNLTSFQCPHCGSIPLHSLDSLRSPMGIIGPAVLSLCQQLNAWLEAIRLLYESCLDDECAFYTGRGIPGPQRICKNPVATWLERQEAMDFVPISSPAP, from the exons ATGACTACCAGTGGGAGCTTGATGGACACCCCCCTGCAAACTGCCTTTTCCACCCCGAGCAGGATTCCCGTGTTGGCCCGGAAATGCCTGCTTCTTTCCGATGGGGGGTCCCAAGCCTCCGGCCAGGAGAATCGGGATCCAAAG AGGAAGATGCAAAAGGTGTTTGGTGCCCAGCTTCCCCCGAGAGACCTAGTCGGCCCCAGGCACAAATTGAAACAGCAGGCTATGGGCATGAAGGGAAACCTCCGACCCAGGGCCCCTCTGGAGGAAATCAGCCCTGGCTCTGTGCGGCAGAATGTGAAGGTTGATCCTCCGCCTAGGCCAG TGGACCTTGGAGATTTGGCCACCATGTTGTCAAGGGTGGAGGTGACTAGCAGTGGTCAGAGCTGCCCGTCTGGCCTGGCCCAAAGAGTGCTGATCCGaggaaacccaaaacaaaaaggtGCCTCCTGTGGGATACAG GTCCAGACCCCAGGACATCATGCCAGATCTTCATTCTTCTGTAGCAGTCAAGAGTCAACAGAAAGAAATGTCATCAGCCA GACCCACATGAGCAGCGATTCAGGACAGCCTCGGGCAAGAACAAGGCTACCAG CTCACCAATCCCCAGGAGAGCAGACCATCCCTGCCCACTCCACAATGCTGAACAGTTCCCAAATTAGACGAGAAACCCACAGCCTCACTCAGCAGGTACTGCTGAAAGGAAAACGTGAAGCCTCTCTTCCCAAG GATAGCTCTGGTTTCCCTTGGACCTCTTCCCCTCTTATTAAGCTCACTCCTGGCCAGGTAGGCCATGCCTCACCATTCGGACTGGCCAATCGTGTACCTGTCACCCATCCACCAGCTCTG ACCTCCTACTCTGTGGTACGCCATTTGACTGTCTTCTCCAAGACGCCTCAGGCCACCCGGGTTCCAACTCCCAGAGTTCAGAAG GAGCAGAGTGTTGTCAAGCAGTTGTATGAAGAGAGCTGGGCAGATCTGGAGGAGGAGCCTGAGAAACTTTCCCCCATCCCCATAACTCCTCTCAACAGGATGTCGCTGGAGCTGAGCAGACATGAGGTGGGCCCCAGGGATGTTGGGGTAGCAACTTCATCGAACAAGATGTCCCTGGAGCTGAGCAGACACAAGGTGGGCCCCAGTGATGTTGGGGTAGCAACTTCATGGAACAAGATGTCCCTGGAGCTGAGCAGACACGAG CGCATCAATATCCTGAAGCAGCTGCTACAACAGGAGGTAGAAGGGCTGGCTAAGGCAAAGGACAGTCAGCAGAGCAGCATATCTCATCTTAAAATGATTGAGCCCCAGTTGGCTATGATTCCTTGTACCGGGGAACCCTCAGACCAAGGTTCTGTGCTTCTCAACCTCCAAGGACCTAAGCAGCCCCCTGATGTTGGGGGTTGGGACGTTCAAGAACTCATACCACAACCCAACCTGGGTGTGTGTACCACAGCTTCCACCAACCTGACCTCTTTTCAATGTCCCCACTGTGGCAGCATTCCCCTTCACTCCCTTGACTCCCTAAGGAGTCCCATGGGCATTATAG gtccTGCTGTCCTATCCCTATGCCAGCAACTAAATGCATGGCTGGAAGCCATTAGACTCCTCTATGAAAGCTGCCTGGATGACGAGTGTGCCTTCTATACAGGCCGAGGCATTCCTGGCCCCCAGAGGATCTGTAAGAATCCTGTGGCCACATggctggaaaggcaggaggcCATG gaCTTTGTtccaatttcttctccagctccctAG
- the LOC122727648 gene encoding tastin isoform X3, with product MPASFRWGVPSLRPGESGSKVDLGDLATMLSRVEVTSSGQSCPSGLAQRVLIRGNPKQKGASCGIQVQTPGHHARSSFFCSSQESTERNVISQTHMSSDSGQPRARTRLPAHQSPGEQTIPAHSTMLNSSQIRRETHSLTQQVLLKGKREASLPKDSSGFPWTSSPLIKLTPGQVGHASPFGLANRVPVTHPPALVCTYVGSGVKERSHLSVSCPPLSSSHPLISPQTSYSVVRHLTVFSKTPQATRVPTPRVQKEQSVVKQLYEESWADLEEEPEKLSPIPITPLNRMSLELSRHEVGPRDVGVATSSNKMSLELSRHKVGPSDVGVATSWNKMSLELSRHERINILKQLLQQEVEGLAKAKDSQQSSISHLKMIEPQLAMIPCTGEPSDQGSVLLNLQGPKQPPDVGGWDVQELIPQPNLGVCTTASTNLTSFQCPHCGSIPLHSLDSLRSPMGIIGPAVLSLCQQLNAWLEAIRLLYESCLDDECAFYTGRGIPGPQRICKNPVATWLERQEAMDFVPISSPAP from the exons ATGCCTGCTTCTTTCCGATGGGGGGTCCCAAGCCTCCGGCCAGGAGAATCGGGATCCAAAG TGGACCTTGGAGATTTGGCCACCATGTTGTCAAGGGTGGAGGTGACTAGCAGTGGTCAGAGCTGCCCGTCTGGCCTGGCCCAAAGAGTGCTGATCCGaggaaacccaaaacaaaaaggtGCCTCCTGTGGGATACAG GTCCAGACCCCAGGACATCATGCCAGATCTTCATTCTTCTGTAGCAGTCAAGAGTCAACAGAAAGAAATGTCATCAGCCA GACCCACATGAGCAGCGATTCAGGACAGCCTCGGGCAAGAACAAGGCTACCAG CTCACCAATCCCCAGGAGAGCAGACCATCCCTGCCCACTCCACAATGCTGAACAGTTCCCAAATTAGACGAGAAACCCACAGCCTCACTCAGCAGGTACTGCTGAAAGGAAAACGTGAAGCCTCTCTTCCCAAG GATAGCTCTGGTTTCCCTTGGACCTCTTCCCCTCTTATTAAGCTCACTCCTGGCCAGGTAGGCCATGCCTCACCATTCGGACTGGCCAATCGTGTACCTGTCACCCATCCACCAGCTCTGGTTTGTACATATGTGGGGTCAGGGGTTAAGGAAAGAAGTCATCTGAGTGTGAGTTGTCCCCCCCTAAGTTCTAGCCATCCTCTGATTTCTCCACAGACCTCCTACTCTGTGGTACGCCATTTGACTGTCTTCTCCAAGACGCCTCAGGCCACCCGGGTTCCAACTCCCAGAGTTCAGAAG GAGCAGAGTGTTGTCAAGCAGTTGTATGAAGAGAGCTGGGCAGATCTGGAGGAGGAGCCTGAGAAACTTTCCCCCATCCCCATAACTCCTCTCAACAGGATGTCGCTGGAGCTGAGCAGACATGAGGTGGGCCCCAGGGATGTTGGGGTAGCAACTTCATCGAACAAGATGTCCCTGGAGCTGAGCAGACACAAGGTGGGCCCCAGTGATGTTGGGGTAGCAACTTCATGGAACAAGATGTCCCTGGAGCTGAGCAGACACGAG CGCATCAATATCCTGAAGCAGCTGCTACAACAGGAGGTAGAAGGGCTGGCTAAGGCAAAGGACAGTCAGCAGAGCAGCATATCTCATCTTAAAATGATTGAGCCCCAGTTGGCTATGATTCCTTGTACCGGGGAACCCTCAGACCAAGGTTCTGTGCTTCTCAACCTCCAAGGACCTAAGCAGCCCCCTGATGTTGGGGGTTGGGACGTTCAAGAACTCATACCACAACCCAACCTGGGTGTGTGTACCACAGCTTCCACCAACCTGACCTCTTTTCAATGTCCCCACTGTGGCAGCATTCCCCTTCACTCCCTTGACTCCCTAAGGAGTCCCATGGGCATTATAG gtccTGCTGTCCTATCCCTATGCCAGCAACTAAATGCATGGCTGGAAGCCATTAGACTCCTCTATGAAAGCTGCCTGGATGACGAGTGTGCCTTCTATACAGGCCGAGGCATTCCTGGCCCCCAGAGGATCTGTAAGAATCCTGTGGCCACATggctggaaaggcaggaggcCATG gaCTTTGTtccaatttcttctccagctccctAG
- the C1QL4 gene encoding complement C1q-like protein 4: protein MVLLLLVAIPLLVHSSHGPAHYEMLGRCRMVCDPHGPRGPDPDGSPASAPPFPPGAKGETGRRGKAGLRGPPGPQGPRGPPGEPGRQGPPGPPGPGPGGAVPAAYSPRIAFYAGLRRPHEGYEVLRFDDVVTNVGNAYEAASGKFTCPMPGVYFFAYHVLMRGGDGTSMWADLMKNGQVRASAIAQDADQNYDYASNSVILHLDVGDEVFIKLDGGKVHGGNTNKYSTFSGFIIYPD from the exons ATGGTGCTGCTGCTACTTGTGGCCATCCCGCTGCTCGTGCACAGCTCCCACGGACCCGCGCACTACGAGATGCTGGGCCGCTGCCGCATGGTTTGCGACCCTCACGGGCCCCGCGGCCCAGATCCCGACGGGTCACCCGCTTCTGCGCCTCCATTTCCCCCAGGAGCCAAAGGCGAGACCGGCCGGAGGGGCAAAGCTGGGCTACGGGGACCCCCTGGTCCACAGGGCCCGAGGGGTCCCCCAGGAGAGCCTGGCAGACAAGGTCCCCCCGGACCCCCAGGCCCAGGCCCCGGAGGCGCAGTTCCTGCTGCCTATTCTCCCCGGATCGCCTTCTACGCCGGGCTGCGTCGCCCTCATGAAGGCTACGAGGTGCTGCGCTTCGACGACGTGGTGACCAACGTAGGCAATGCGTACGAGGCGGCCAGTGGCAAGTTCACCTGTCCCATGCCGGGTGTATACTTCTTTGCCTACCACGTGCTGATGCGCGGCGGCGACGGCACCAGCATGTGGGCAGATCTGATGAAGAACGGGCAG GTCCGGGCCAGTGCCATCGCCCAGGATGCGGACCAGAACTACGACTACGCCAGCAACAGCGTCATCCTGCACCTGGACGTGGGGGACGAGGTATTCATCAAGCTGGATGGCGGCAAGGTGCACGGCGGAAATACCAACAAGTACAGCACCTTCTCTGGCTTCATCATCTACCCGGACTGA